A stretch of Phragmites australis chromosome 12, lpPhrAust1.1, whole genome shotgun sequence DNA encodes these proteins:
- the LOC133887482 gene encoding acyl-CoA-binding domain-containing protein 6-like, translating into MPKMFGFSRRRMKLGRLKGHLNDQFHVSRSPSRPTKRLSHPNGEDPVTTSVSGRADDLAWRCSSDTSNLNGHAFESSENWAVLSTEGDKPIPRFDHAAAMVGSKMIVFGGDSGHRLLDDTKILSLDKLTWDSVAPKVRLSASGRSLKLRPCKGHCLVPWGKNVILVGGKSDPPYDKISVWTFDTETEFWSHMEAKGDIPVSRSGHTVIRAGPVLILFGGEDAKGKKLHDLHMFDLKSLMWLPLNYKGAGPSPRSNHVAALYDDRILLIFGGHSKSKTLNDIHALDFETMVWSRVKTHGHHPSPRAGCCGALCGTKWYITGGGSKKKRHPETWVFDVLESKWSVCVVPPSSSITTKKGFSMVPLYYRDKIVLVAFGGNKKEPSDKVEVLVVLQNEHCFSWRSAPDVEPLLSDDSPPSSRELADQLNTCAPLYSTSSAARSSLATTVENSSGRKSLPDSLLQNSNLGSSSLHRQFRQEEECSLAQKLQKPIDDDKYKDADDCSELPPITSQKQRNDMHQSPDADAKARRLGRSSSDINHHYDTKITNLVRRSMALEEQLSAAMASKNEAEKNLSLVIDSKEELEKRLADRDREVEALKEKVTGLELVQEESNNLSNTVHTDNVRLEREVAFLKAVMDETQKELHSTRGVLAGERARAFQLQVEVFHLKQRMQAMEGRSPTARKP; encoded by the exons ATGCCGAAGATGTTTGGTTTCTCTCGTCGCCGGATGAAGCTGGGGAG GTTGAAGGGTCATCTAAACGATCAATTCCATGTCTCTCGAAGCCCTTCTCGACCCACCAAGCGACTCAGTCACCCCAAT GGAGAGGACCCAGTGACTACCTCCGTGAGTGGCCGGGCCGATGACCTTGCTTGGCGCTGCTCATCTGATACTTCCAATCTCAATGGACATGCTTTTGAGAGCTCAGAGAATTGGGCAGTGCTGTCAACGGAGGGTGACAAGCCGATTCCTCGCTTTGAT CACGCAGCAGCCATGGTAGGGAGCAAAATGATAGTCTTTGGTGGTGATTCTGGTCACCGTTTGCTAGACGATACAAAG ATATTGAGCTTAGACAAGCTTACCTGGGATTCCGTGGCTCCTAAAGTTCGACTATCAGCAAGTGGACGTTCTCTGAAGTTGCGACCTTGCAAAGGTCATTGTCTG GTTCCATGGGGGAAGAATGTCATTCTTGTGGGAGGGAAAAGTGATCCACCTTATGACAAGATATCAG TATGGACCTTCGATACGGAAACTGAGTTCTGGTCACATATGGAAGCCAAGGGTGATATCCCG GTGTCTCGAAGTGGCCATACGGTGATTAGAGCAGGTCCTGTTTTAATTCTCTTCGGGGGTGAGGACGCCAAAGGGAAGAAACTACATGACCTTCATATGTTTGATCTGAAGTCATTAATGTGGCTTCCTTTGAACTACAA AGGTGCTGGACCTTCTCCAAGATCAAATCATGTGGCTGCACTTTATGATGATAGAATTCTATTGATTTTTGGAGGTCATTCGAAGTCTAAGACCCTGAACGATATTCACGCTCTGGACTTTGAAACA ATGGTATGGTCAAGGGTCAAAACCCATGGTCATCATCCATCACCTCGAGCAGGTTGCTGTGGAGCTCTTTGTGGCACTAAATGGTATATTACTGGGGGTGGAAGCAAGAAAAAAC GGCATCCTGAAACATGGGTCTTTGATGTTCTGGAATCTAAATGGTCTGTTTGTGTAGTGCCTCCTAGTTCCTCAATTACCACGAAGAAA GGTTTCAGCATGGTTCCATTGTACTACAGGGACAAGATTGTTCTCGTTGCTTTTGGAGGAAACAAAAAGGAGCCATCTGACAAG GTTGAAGTACTAGTGGTGCTGCAAAACGAGCACTGTTTCAGTTGGCGGTCTGCCCCTGATGTGGAACCCTTACTCTCTGACGACTCTCCTCCGAGCTCAAGAGAACTTGCTGATCAGCTCAACACTTGTGCTCCTCTGTACTCTACTAGCTCTGCAGCGAGGAGTAGCCTTGCCACCACAGTGGAGAACTCATCTGGGAGGAAATCACTTCCTGATTCGCTGCTACAGAACTCAAATCTTGGGAGCTCATCACTCCACAGGCAGTTTCGTCAGGAAGAGGAGTGCAGCCTGGCCCAAAAACTTCAGAAACCGATCGATGATGACAAATACAAGGATGCTGACGATTGTTCCGAGCTACCCCCAATCACAAGCCAAAAACAGCGTAACGACATGCATCAGTCGCCAGATGCTGATGCTAAGGCGAGGAGGCTGGGCAGAAGTTCGTCGGACATCAACCATCATTACGATACCAAGATAACCAACCTAGTCAGGAGAAGCATGGCATTGGAAGAGCAACTTTCGGCTGCAATGGCAAGCAAGAACGAAGCGGAGAAGAACCTGTCTTTGGTCATCGACAGCAAGGAAGAACTCGAGAAGAGGCTAGCCGATAGGGACAGGGAGGTCGAGGCGCTGAAGGAGAAGGTGACCGGATTAGAATTGGTTCAGGAAGAGTCGAACAACCTCTCAAACACTGTCCACACAGATAATGTGCGGCTCGAGCGAGAGGTGGCGTTCCTGAAGGCGGTGATGGATGAGACCCAGAAG GAACTGCACTCGACTCGTGGGGTTCTAGCGGGAGAACGCGCAAGGGCGTTCCAGCTCCAG GTCGAAGTGTTCCATCTAAAGCAACGGATGCAAGCGATGGAAGGAAGGTCACCAACAGCAAGAAAGCCTTAG